One part of the Rothia sp. ZJ932 genome encodes these proteins:
- the rpsT gene encoding 30S ribosomal protein S20: MANIKSQKKRILTNEKARLRNNTIKSDLKTSIRKVNEAVEAANVEAANEALRNASRKLDKAVSKGVLHKKNAANKKSGLAARVSKLSA; this comes from the coding sequence GTGGCTAACATCAAGTCTCAGAAGAAGCGCATTCTCACCAACGAGAAGGCTCGCCTGCGTAACAACACCATCAAGTCAGACCTCAAGACCAGCATCCGCAAGGTCAACGAGGCTGTTGAGGCAGCGAACGTAGAAGCAGCGAACGAAGCGCTTCGTAACGCAAGCCGCAAGCTCGACAAAGCAGTTTCAAAGGGTGTTCTTCACAAAAAGAACGCTGCAAACAAGAAGTCAGGTTTGGCTGCTCGCGTCAGCAAGCTTTCAGCATAA
- a CDS encoding DUF3097 family protein — MSQPWGARDLGALSQQHRGTASRALYLAPRLLLEDVESGWVGVVVSFETIGGMQVFGLEDAAGRVKKFPLGAGFLLEGQPVTVVAPRSKKQAPVRKISRSGSFEVANAPAKVARASRLWVEGTHDAELIEKVWGHDLRVEGIVVEPLHGVDDLAAAMRSFAPGPQRKLGILVDHLISGTKESRIATEALAVPGARGNVEIVGHPFVDVWQAIKPQALGLSRWPTVPRSEEWKKGMLKRLGLPHDSQEDIAHAWKFMLSKVNSYADLEPSILGPVESLIDFLTDDVKKV; from the coding sequence ATGAGCCAGCCCTGGGGTGCCCGAGATTTGGGTGCTTTATCTCAACAACACCGTGGTACGGCATCCCGCGCCCTCTACCTAGCGCCTAGGCTTCTTCTAGAGGATGTTGAGAGCGGCTGGGTAGGGGTCGTTGTCTCTTTTGAGACTATCGGAGGCATGCAGGTGTTCGGTCTAGAGGACGCTGCCGGGCGGGTTAAAAAGTTCCCGTTGGGCGCCGGTTTTCTTCTAGAAGGGCAGCCTGTCACGGTGGTTGCACCCAGGAGTAAAAAACAAGCCCCAGTGCGTAAGATTTCCCGTTCGGGCTCCTTTGAGGTTGCCAATGCGCCTGCGAAGGTGGCGCGCGCGTCCCGTCTGTGGGTTGAAGGTACCCACGATGCAGAATTGATTGAGAAAGTCTGGGGTCACGACCTACGTGTGGAGGGCATTGTCGTAGAGCCCCTGCACGGTGTTGATGACCTTGCCGCTGCTATGAGGAGTTTCGCACCGGGGCCGCAGCGTAAACTCGGTATTTTGGTGGATCACCTCATCAGCGGAACCAAAGAAAGTCGCATCGCTACCGAAGCGCTCGCCGTTCCCGGTGCCCGCGGTAACGTGGAAATTGTTGGTCACCCCTTTGTTGATGTCTGGCAGGCTATCAAACCCCAGGCGCTGGGATTAAGCCGCTGGCCCACCGTGCCCCGCAGCGAAGAATGGAAAAAGGGCATGCTCAAACGGTTAGGGCTCCCCCACGATTCGCAGGAAGACATCGCTCACGCCTGGAAGTTCATGCTCTCAAAAGTTAATTCGTACGCTGATTTAGAACCCAGTATTTTGGGACCGGTAGAATCCCTCATTGATTTTCTCACCGACGATGTGAAGAAAGTGTGA
- the dnaJ gene encoding molecular chaperone DnaJ: MSSHYDTLGVSRDATAEEIKKAYRTKARKLHPDINPGEEAAEEFKRVSHAYEVLSDPQKRDIYDRTGNENGNAQGFGGGGGFSGFGGFEDIFNTFFSQQPQGPASRTRQGQDALINVRIDLREAVFGINKEITVDTAVVCSHCAGEGAEPGTHPETCDTCAGQGYMQRQVQSILGTVVQPVQCPSCNGYGTVIKTPCNECYGEGRVRERKPLTIKIPAGVADGTRIRLAGQGEAGVAGGPNGDLYVELHVNQDSTFTREGDDLHATMVISMAAAALGTTITLETYDGPQEILVKPGTQSGDVVTLKELGVNRLRAGGRGNLRVHLEVRIPTDLTDHQRDLLQQFAASRNEDLAVSETVEQKHNSGFFSRFKERFQ, from the coding sequence GTGAGCAGCCATTACGACACCCTCGGCGTTTCACGCGATGCCACCGCTGAAGAGATTAAGAAGGCATACCGCACGAAAGCTCGCAAGCTGCACCCCGATATCAACCCTGGCGAAGAGGCAGCTGAAGAGTTCAAGAGGGTATCGCACGCCTATGAGGTTCTTTCTGACCCGCAGAAGCGCGATATCTATGATCGTACGGGCAACGAAAACGGCAACGCCCAGGGCTTTGGCGGCGGTGGCGGTTTCAGTGGCTTCGGTGGATTTGAAGATATTTTCAACACCTTCTTCAGCCAGCAGCCCCAGGGCCCGGCAAGCCGTACCCGCCAGGGTCAGGATGCGCTGATTAACGTCCGTATTGATTTACGTGAAGCTGTTTTCGGCATCAATAAAGAAATCACCGTTGATACAGCTGTGGTGTGTTCTCACTGTGCGGGTGAAGGAGCTGAGCCCGGTACCCACCCCGAAACTTGTGATACCTGTGCCGGTCAGGGGTACATGCAGCGTCAGGTGCAGTCAATCTTGGGTACCGTTGTTCAGCCGGTGCAGTGCCCCAGCTGTAACGGTTACGGCACCGTTATCAAGACCCCCTGTAACGAGTGCTACGGTGAGGGACGCGTGCGCGAGCGCAAGCCGCTCACTATTAAAATTCCTGCGGGTGTAGCAGACGGTACTCGTATTCGCCTAGCTGGTCAGGGTGAAGCGGGTGTGGCAGGTGGTCCTAACGGTGACCTGTACGTTGAGTTGCACGTCAACCAGGATTCAACTTTCACCCGTGAGGGCGATGATTTGCACGCCACTATGGTTATTTCGATGGCGGCAGCAGCTTTGGGTACCACTATCACCCTTGAGACCTATGATGGTCCGCAGGAAATTTTGGTTAAGCCCGGCACTCAGTCAGGTGATGTTGTCACCCTCAAGGAATTGGGCGTGAACCGTTTACGTGCGGGCGGACGCGGTAACCTCCGCGTACACCTTGAAGTTCGGATTCCCACTGACCTCACCGACCACCAGCGCGATTTGTTGCAGCAGTTCGCAGCATCGCGTAATGAAGACTTGGCAGTGAGTGAAACCGTTGAGCAGAAGCACAATAGCGGCTTCTTCTCGCGCTTCAAAGAACGCTTTCAGTAG
- a CDS encoding PhoH family protein, which translates to MTTPTTDTYRPINVARTFTFSSRSEMVTVLGAHDSSLKLIEQQFPGITIRPKDLDIVVTGPAALVATTVRLLSELRVLASSGTIISPDVIQRMLTMLAAEMANPASAMSQNILSSRGKSIRPKTVNQKTYVDAIDANTVVFGIGPAGTGKTYLAMAKAVQALQAKEVNRIILTRPAVEAGERLGFLPGTLNDKIDPYLRPLYDALHDMMDPESIPRLMEAGTIEVAPLAYMRGRTLNDAFIILDEAQNTTVEQMKMFLTRLGFGSKMVITGDVTQIDLPNGQASGLKQVREILKNVDDIHFSILESVDVVRHNLVSDIVTAYDQWDEDKTAMERKRNRKVKRATIEAAAEKLLERSGIDGKDEKPRGE; encoded by the coding sequence ATGACTACACCAACAACAGATACCTACCGTCCCATCAATGTGGCTCGTACTTTCACCTTCTCATCACGCAGTGAAATGGTGACGGTCTTGGGTGCGCACGATTCATCGCTGAAACTCATTGAGCAGCAGTTCCCGGGTATCACCATCAGACCCAAAGACCTCGATATTGTGGTTACCGGCCCAGCTGCCCTCGTAGCTACTACCGTCCGTTTGCTTTCTGAACTGCGCGTGCTAGCAAGTAGTGGCACCATCATCTCCCCGGACGTTATTCAGCGCATGCTGACTATGCTCGCTGCTGAAATGGCGAACCCTGCCTCAGCGATGAGCCAGAATATTCTGAGTTCGCGTGGTAAAAGCATCCGCCCTAAAACGGTCAATCAGAAAACCTACGTTGATGCTATTGACGCCAACACCGTAGTTTTCGGCATCGGTCCGGCTGGTACCGGTAAAACCTACCTAGCGATGGCAAAGGCTGTTCAGGCATTGCAAGCGAAAGAAGTCAATCGTATTATCCTCACGCGACCGGCTGTTGAAGCTGGCGAGCGCCTGGGCTTTTTGCCCGGTACTTTGAACGACAAGATTGACCCTTACTTGCGTCCGCTCTACGATGCTTTGCACGACATGATGGATCCTGAGTCTATTCCGCGTTTGATGGAGGCAGGCACTATTGAGGTTGCTCCGCTTGCTTACATGCGCGGTCGTACGCTCAATGACGCCTTCATTATTCTCGATGAGGCTCAGAATACTACCGTGGAGCAGATGAAGATGTTCCTAACCCGTTTGGGCTTTGGCTCCAAGATGGTTATTACCGGTGACGTGACGCAGATTGATTTGCCCAATGGGCAGGCATCCGGTCTTAAGCAGGTACGTGAAATCCTGAAGAATGTAGATGATATTCACTTCTCAATTCTCGAATCTGTTGATGTAGTGCGCCACAATTTGGTCTCGGACATTGTGACTGCTTACGACCAGTGGGATGAAGATAAAACCGCAATGGAACGCAAGCGTAACCGCAAGGTCAAGCGGGCAACTATCGAAGCGGCGGCTGAGAAGTTGCTTGAGCGTTCAGGCATTGACGGTAAAGACGAAAAGCCCCGTGGGGAGTAG
- the hrcA gene encoding heat-inducible transcriptional repressor HrcA: MNRERHFQVLQAIIEDYVHSREPVGSKALIERHSLGVSSATVRNDMAHLEEQGLISAPHASAGRIPTNDGYRLFVDKIAGVRPLNEPQRRAIAQFLDGATDIDQLMDRTVRLLSQLTRQVAVIQHPVEESLTIRHIDVIEVADRQLMVLVVLSNAEVLQRVLTFDATDHNGQSQRQHINSAAIAALLRSTYLGQPLEQLGRVCPASTGETSYPVALNDALQQLADEAKPHRMTFAGTSYLAQSTQDFPHSIAPILDALEEQVVVLRLLEELSHDQRGFSVKIGAESQLDPLTDAAVVATGYGFNNTAKIGIVGPIRMDYPGNITLVRAVASYLSKTLNH, translated from the coding sequence ATGAACCGTGAACGACATTTTCAGGTTTTACAAGCAATTATTGAGGACTACGTTCATTCGCGTGAGCCGGTTGGCTCCAAAGCCCTCATTGAGCGTCATAGTCTTGGTGTTTCAAGTGCAACTGTTCGTAACGATATGGCTCATCTTGAAGAGCAGGGGCTGATTAGTGCACCTCACGCTAGCGCCGGCAGAATCCCTACCAACGATGGCTACCGTCTTTTCGTCGACAAAATAGCCGGAGTTAGACCCCTCAACGAACCCCAGCGTCGAGCCATAGCCCAGTTTCTCGACGGGGCGACCGACATTGACCAGCTGATGGATCGAACCGTCAGGTTGCTCTCGCAACTCACCCGGCAGGTAGCTGTGATTCAGCACCCAGTAGAGGAATCGCTCACCATTAGGCATATCGACGTTATTGAGGTGGCTGATAGACAGCTCATGGTCTTGGTGGTGCTCAGCAACGCAGAAGTTCTGCAGAGGGTCTTGACGTTTGACGCAACTGACCACAATGGGCAGAGCCAACGGCAGCACATTAATAGCGCCGCAATCGCAGCTCTCTTACGTAGCACCTACCTCGGGCAACCCCTGGAACAACTAGGACGTGTCTGCCCGGCGAGCACAGGAGAAACTTCATACCCCGTCGCCCTCAACGACGCTCTACAACAGCTTGCAGATGAAGCGAAACCTCACCGTATGACTTTTGCCGGGACTTCTTACCTCGCCCAATCAACCCAAGATTTTCCTCACAGCATCGCCCCGATTCTCGATGCTCTAGAGGAACAAGTAGTAGTCTTAAGGTTGTTAGAGGAACTTTCCCACGATCAACGGGGATTTTCAGTTAAAATCGGTGCAGAAAGTCAGCTTGACCCACTCACCGACGCCGCCGTGGTAGCAACAGGTTACGGCTTTAACAACACCGCGAAAATAGGTATCGTGGGGCCCATTCGCATGGACTACCCCGGCAATATCACTCTGGTACGAGCGGTAGCATCTTACCTTTCCAAAACTTTGAACCACTAA
- the holA gene encoding DNA polymerase III subunit delta, with the protein MARSTAAPTHAWRTIAPAPVVMLYGSEEYFTQKAKEKIRADFRAAHDDVEIISLSASTYTSGQLIAETSPSLFGGAKIVEVDGLASMNDDFLPDALNYLASPDPESVVVFSHAGGNKGKKLLDTFKKSPFPFIETKPLKSDKDKQDFVFFTVKSAGRQIAPEAVRTLVAAAGSDVAELASACRQLIDDSAGAITLELVEKYYGDRVEVTAFKVADAAVSAQPALALKLLRNALDSGAEPIPLVGALALKMRNIAKVHGSSGRVEGMAPWQAQQAQRDSRRFSAADLAHIFSVLADADAALKGEAADSLYPLEKAVLAIARAGRS; encoded by the coding sequence ATGGCACGTAGCACCGCAGCACCAACCCACGCTTGGCGTACAATAGCACCGGCGCCCGTAGTAATGCTTTATGGCTCTGAAGAGTACTTCACGCAGAAAGCCAAAGAGAAAATCCGAGCTGACTTCCGTGCCGCCCATGACGACGTAGAAATCATTTCTCTCTCTGCCAGTACCTACACTAGCGGTCAGCTCATTGCAGAGACTAGCCCCTCACTTTTCGGTGGGGCGAAGATTGTTGAGGTTGATGGGTTAGCTTCGATGAATGATGATTTTCTGCCCGATGCGTTGAACTACTTGGCATCACCTGATCCTGAGTCGGTGGTAGTTTTCTCTCACGCAGGGGGTAACAAGGGTAAAAAACTGCTCGACACCTTCAAAAAGAGCCCTTTTCCTTTTATCGAGACCAAGCCCCTCAAAAGCGATAAAGATAAACAAGACTTTGTATTTTTTACGGTAAAAAGTGCCGGGCGCCAGATTGCCCCAGAAGCTGTACGCACCCTTGTAGCTGCAGCTGGTAGCGATGTCGCTGAACTCGCCTCAGCCTGCAGGCAGCTCATCGATGATTCTGCCGGTGCTATAACCCTTGAACTTGTTGAAAAATACTACGGTGATCGTGTAGAAGTGACAGCTTTCAAGGTAGCGGATGCAGCCGTTTCGGCTCAACCTGCTCTTGCTCTCAAACTCCTGCGAAATGCTTTAGATTCAGGTGCTGAACCTATTCCGCTAGTCGGGGCTCTCGCCCTAAAAATGCGTAATATCGCCAAAGTACACGGTTCTTCAGGACGCGTGGAGGGCATGGCACCCTGGCAGGCTCAGCAAGCACAGCGTGACTCTCGAAGGTTCTCCGCCGCAGACCTTGCCCATATCTTTAGCGTGCTAGCTGATGCCGATGCAGCTCTCAAAGGAGAAGCTGCGGATTCTCTCTATCCCCTAGAAAAAGCTGTGTTAGCAATAGCTCGCGCCGGACGTTCGTGA
- a CDS encoding DUF4870 domain-containing protein, which yields MKTTSQVPAESQFNGTAAAAGKLSVAEDRNIATLAHFGGVLGCIPSAVIYYLYKGRAPFAQQEAREALNFTLLPTIIALASFFLSSLPGIGWIFGLVAALVWVILASMSLYAGIRVNRGNPYQYPLNTRLFDVIRVRR from the coding sequence TTGAAAACAACCTCACAGGTTCCCGCCGAATCGCAGTTTAATGGCACCGCAGCAGCTGCCGGCAAACTGAGCGTTGCTGAAGACAGAAATATAGCGACGCTCGCCCATTTTGGTGGTGTACTGGGTTGTATTCCCTCAGCAGTTATCTACTACCTGTACAAAGGACGCGCGCCTTTCGCCCAGCAGGAAGCCCGCGAGGCATTGAACTTCACTCTGCTGCCTACCATTATTGCGTTGGCATCATTCTTCTTATCAAGCCTTCCCGGCATTGGATGGATTTTCGGTTTGGTAGCAGCGCTAGTGTGGGTTATACTGGCGAGTATGTCGCTCTATGCAGGTATTCGTGTTAACCGCGGCAACCCCTACCAGTACCCACTGAACACCCGCCTCTTCGATGTGATTCGTGTTCGTCGCTAG
- the hemW gene encoding radical SAM family heme chaperone HemW: MTPAQPLGMPAPLDGMVPQESAIGAEQRTLSLYVHVPFCSVRCGYCDFNTYATDDFGNGVGLETYAQDACAELDFAQQVMRSSALPERKLHTVFFGGGTPTKLPATDLVKILQRAVELFGLEEGAEVTTEANPDSVTAEDLQILAAGGFTRVSFGMQSAVPEVLQVLDRTHTPANVPKVVQWAKDAGLQVSVDLIYGTPGESLEQWEKSVKAAISYAPDHISAYSLIVEDGTKLAAQIRRGEYEMPDDDLMADMYLLAEKHLTAAGYSWYEVSNYASSRETRSTHNFAYWKNQDWWGVGPGAHSHLNGTRWWNVKHPVAYSGKVCLGQSPAAAREVLGEKTKNFEDIMLMVRTIEGYSINKLQQVHGQALDAKLQWLLNQDLVEPEALKNGRLVLTLNGRLLGDAVTRELLPEL; encoded by the coding sequence GTGACCCCTGCTCAGCCTTTGGGCATGCCTGCTCCGCTTGATGGAATGGTTCCACAGGAATCTGCTATCGGTGCGGAGCAGCGCACGTTAAGTCTCTATGTTCACGTTCCTTTTTGTTCGGTGCGCTGTGGGTACTGTGATTTCAATACCTACGCCACTGACGATTTCGGTAATGGTGTGGGGTTAGAAACCTATGCTCAGGACGCGTGTGCCGAGTTGGACTTTGCGCAGCAGGTGATGCGCTCCTCCGCCCTACCTGAGCGGAAGCTGCACACTGTTTTCTTTGGTGGTGGTACGCCAACCAAATTACCGGCTACAGACCTGGTGAAAATCTTGCAGCGCGCTGTTGAGCTTTTTGGTCTTGAAGAGGGCGCTGAGGTTACGACCGAAGCCAACCCTGATTCTGTGACTGCTGAAGACCTACAGATTTTAGCTGCCGGTGGGTTTACCAGAGTTTCATTTGGTATGCAGTCGGCGGTGCCGGAGGTTTTGCAGGTGCTTGATCGCACCCACACCCCAGCGAATGTTCCCAAGGTGGTGCAGTGGGCTAAAGATGCCGGTCTGCAGGTCTCTGTTGATCTTATTTACGGCACGCCGGGGGAGAGTCTGGAACAGTGGGAGAAGTCTGTCAAAGCCGCTATTTCTTACGCGCCCGATCATATTTCTGCCTACTCACTGATTGTTGAAGACGGAACCAAGCTCGCGGCACAGATTCGTCGTGGGGAGTATGAGATGCCCGACGATGATCTGATGGCAGATATGTACTTGCTGGCAGAGAAACATCTCACCGCTGCTGGCTACAGCTGGTACGAGGTATCGAACTATGCTTCATCGCGGGAAACCCGCAGTACCCACAACTTTGCCTACTGGAAGAACCAGGATTGGTGGGGTGTTGGGCCCGGTGCTCATTCACATCTGAATGGCACCCGATGGTGGAATGTTAAGCACCCCGTGGCTTACTCCGGTAAGGTCTGCCTCGGGCAGTCCCCGGCGGCAGCCCGTGAAGTTCTCGGAGAAAAGACCAAGAACTTTGAGGACATCATGCTCATGGTGCGAACCATTGAGGGGTATTCAATTAACAAACTACAGCAGGTACACGGGCAGGCTCTGGACGCTAAACTTCAGTGGTTGCTGAACCAAGACTTAGTTGAGCCTGAAGCCTTGAAAAACGGACGCCTTGTTCTCACCCTCAATGGCAGACTGCTGGGCGATGCTGTTACTCGTGAGTTGCTCCCCGAACTATAA
- the lepA gene encoding translation elongation factor 4, with protein sequence MSPLATNPPVPASTEPSIIRNFCIIAHIDHGKSTLADRMLQATGVVTPREMKAQYLDRMDIERERGITIKSQAVRMPWEKDGVNYALNMIDTPGHVDFTYEVSRSLAACEGALLLVDAAQGIEAQTLANLYLAMENDLTIIPVLNKIDLPAAQPDKYAEELANLIGVEPEDVLRVSGKTGEGVTELLDRIVDLLPAPQGKEDAPARAMIFDSVYDSYRGVVTYVRVVDGSLKPRQRIKMMSTGAEHDLLEIGVISPEPVPTKGLGVGEVGYLITGVKDVRQSRVGDTVTSAQNGAEESLGGYEDPKPMVFSGLFPIDGSDYPVLRDALDKLKLNDAALVYEPETSAALGFGFRVGFLGLLHLEIVRERLEREFNLDLISTAPNVIYDVVAEDGTAQRVTNPSEFPEGKIATIKEPMVATTIIAPNEFVGAIMELCQQRRGTMGGMDYLSQERVELRYRLPLAEIVFDFFDQLKSKTRGYASLDWKLDGEEESDLVKVDILLQGEKVDAFSAITHKDKAYSYGVMMTAKLRELIPRQQFEVPIQAAIGSRIIARENIRAIRKDVLSKCYGGDISRKRKLLEKQKEGKKRMKMVGRVEVPQEAFIAALSSGEESKDKSKK encoded by the coding sequence GTGTCACCTTTGGCGACTAACCCTCCGGTTCCGGCCTCTACAGAGCCCTCTATCATCCGTAACTTCTGCATCATTGCGCACATTGACCACGGCAAGTCCACTCTTGCTGATCGCATGTTGCAGGCAACCGGTGTGGTGACCCCCCGCGAGATGAAGGCTCAGTACCTTGACCGCATGGATATTGAACGCGAGCGCGGCATCACCATTAAGTCTCAGGCTGTTCGTATGCCCTGGGAAAAAGATGGCGTGAACTACGCACTTAATATGATTGATACCCCCGGTCACGTTGACTTCACCTATGAGGTGTCTCGTTCTCTGGCTGCGTGTGAGGGTGCCTTGTTGCTGGTCGATGCTGCCCAAGGCATTGAGGCGCAGACTCTGGCGAACCTTTATCTTGCAATGGAAAATGATTTGACCATTATTCCGGTGCTGAACAAGATTGACCTACCTGCTGCGCAGCCTGATAAGTATGCAGAAGAGTTAGCGAATTTGATTGGTGTTGAGCCTGAGGACGTATTGCGTGTTTCGGGTAAAACTGGTGAGGGCGTCACTGAGCTGCTTGACCGCATCGTTGATTTGCTGCCTGCCCCTCAAGGTAAAGAGGACGCACCTGCCCGAGCGATGATTTTTGACTCTGTTTATGACTCTTACCGCGGCGTAGTGACTTATGTTCGTGTGGTTGATGGCAGTTTGAAGCCTCGCCAGCGCATCAAGATGATGTCTACGGGTGCTGAGCACGATTTGTTGGAAATCGGTGTGATTTCGCCTGAGCCTGTGCCGACTAAGGGTCTTGGCGTGGGCGAGGTTGGTTACTTGATTACCGGTGTGAAGGATGTTCGCCAGTCGCGTGTGGGTGATACTGTCACCTCTGCTCAAAACGGTGCTGAAGAGTCTCTCGGTGGTTATGAGGATCCCAAGCCGATGGTGTTCTCAGGCTTGTTCCCGATTGATGGCTCTGATTACCCCGTGTTGCGTGATGCCCTTGATAAGCTCAAGCTCAATGACGCGGCTCTGGTTTATGAACCTGAGACTTCGGCGGCTTTGGGCTTCGGTTTCCGTGTTGGTTTCTTGGGTCTTTTGCACCTTGAGATTGTGCGTGAGCGCCTGGAGCGCGAGTTCAACCTTGACCTGATCTCCACCGCACCCAACGTTATTTACGATGTGGTTGCTGAAGACGGTACCGCTCAGCGCGTGACCAACCCCAGTGAGTTCCCTGAGGGTAAAATCGCGACCATCAAAGAACCGATGGTTGCTACCACTATTATTGCCCCCAACGAGTTCGTGGGTGCGATTATGGAGCTGTGCCAGCAGCGTCGCGGCACGATGGGTGGTATGGACTACCTTTCGCAGGAACGCGTGGAGCTGCGTTACCGCCTGCCTCTGGCTGAAATCGTTTTTGATTTCTTCGACCAGCTCAAGTCTAAGACCCGCGGCTATGCGTCCTTGGACTGGAAGCTCGATGGCGAAGAAGAATCAGATTTGGTCAAGGTCGATATTCTCTTGCAGGGCGAAAAGGTGGATGCATTTAGCGCCATCACCCACAAGGACAAGGCTTATTCTTACGGCGTGATGATGACTGCCAAGCTGCGCGAGCTGATTCCTCGCCAGCAGTTTGAGGTGCCCATTCAGGCAGCTATTGGCTCACGTATTATTGCCCGTGAGAACATTCGCGCTATCCGCAAGGACGTTCTGTCGAAGTGCTACGGCGGCGATATTTCGCGTAAGCGTAAGCTGCTGGAAAAGCAGAAGGAAGGTAAGAAACGCATGAAGATGGTGGGACGCGTGGAGGTGCCTCAGGAGGCATTCATTGCTGCTTTATCATCTGGCGAAGAGTCAAAGGACAAGTCGAAGAAGTGA
- a CDS encoding type II toxin-antitoxin system PemK/MazF family toxin → MKFNIRTLLSLGQRAYREYQKIQRKSQGSSFGTDSSPANSGASRPSRQQHSTPIPRSDSSIYPGDFRGRIRPQYSPAPNGSPDPGEVVWTWVPYEDDYNQGKDRPVLLIGKDGEYLLALMLTSKDNTNVYNRDPNYLDIGSGPWDKKGRPSEIKLNRIIRVREDAVRREGAIMPESTFNTVINALNNLA, encoded by the coding sequence ATGAAATTTAATATTCGCACCCTGCTTAGTCTCGGTCAGCGTGCCTACAGGGAATACCAAAAGATTCAACGTAAATCTCAGGGGTCAAGTTTCGGCACCGACTCTTCCCCTGCCAACAGCGGCGCATCACGTCCATCTCGGCAGCAGCACTCAACCCCGATACCTCGCTCTGACTCGTCCATCTACCCCGGTGATTTCCGCGGACGTATTCGCCCCCAGTACTCTCCCGCTCCCAATGGCTCCCCTGACCCCGGTGAAGTGGTCTGGACGTGGGTGCCCTACGAAGACGATTACAATCAGGGCAAAGACCGCCCGGTACTACTTATCGGCAAAGACGGTGAATACCTGCTAGCACTGATGCTCACCAGTAAAGACAACACCAACGTCTATAATCGTGACCCTAACTACCTTGATATTGGTTCGGGCCCCTGGGACAAGAAAGGGCGACCCTCAGAAATTAAGCTCAACCGAATTATTCGGGTACGCGAGGACGCCGTGCGGCGAGAAGGTGCCATCATGCCCGAATCAACCTTTAACACGGTTATCAATGCGCTAAATAATCTTGCTTAG
- a CDS encoding 16S rRNA (uracil(1498)-N(3))-methyltransferase, with translation MTAPIFYPDDLDVGELAVGDTVTLTGDEGHHAKNVKRLSVGEAIDIADGCGTRLVGEVAQVIPEGLAVRIRAITQEAKATGIYLVQALAKNDRDLMAIEMATELGAVGIVPWSADRSIVRWKGERASKSYAKWQKTVQAAAKQSRRALIPTVYDLHSSKQLAQMVAEVTSEGAAVFILHEQGNQRLTDHLRVLDVAQVPEVYVVVGPEGGISDAEVDALVAAGASVGLLGTEVLRSSTAGAAALSALNLWSKAW, from the coding sequence ATGACCGCACCCATTTTCTACCCCGATGACCTCGATGTGGGCGAGTTAGCGGTGGGCGATACCGTCACGCTGACCGGGGACGAGGGGCACCACGCTAAAAACGTCAAGCGATTGAGCGTGGGTGAAGCTATTGATATAGCTGATGGGTGCGGTACCCGCTTGGTGGGGGAAGTAGCGCAGGTTATTCCAGAAGGGCTAGCTGTTCGCATTAGGGCGATCACGCAGGAGGCTAAGGCAACTGGCATCTATCTGGTGCAAGCACTCGCCAAAAACGATCGCGATTTAATGGCGATTGAGATGGCTACAGAGCTAGGTGCGGTGGGTATCGTGCCCTGGTCAGCTGACCGCTCCATTGTGCGCTGGAAGGGTGAACGCGCGTCCAAGTCCTACGCCAAATGGCAGAAAACTGTTCAAGCGGCAGCTAAGCAGTCTCGGCGGGCACTGATTCCCACTGTCTATGACTTGCACTCGTCCAAGCAGCTTGCCCAGATGGTTGCCGAGGTTACCTCTGAGGGTGCTGCTGTGTTCATCCTTCACGAACAGGGCAATCAGCGTCTTACTGACCACCTGCGCGTTCTAGACGTCGCGCAGGTACCCGAGGTTTATGTGGTGGTCGGCCCTGAAGGTGGTATCAGCGATGCCGAGGTGGACGCGCTAGTGGCGGCAGGGGCCTCTGTCGGATTATTGGGAACAGAGGTTCTGCGTAGCTCAACCGCGGGAGCCGCTGCTCTCTCTGCACTGAATCTGTGGAGCAAAGCCTGGTAA